A single window of Nitrospirota bacterium DNA harbors:
- a CDS encoding type II toxin-antitoxin system HicA family toxin, whose amino-acid sequence MPKIAPIPSSKLRKVFEKAGFKCVRVEGDHYVYTKPGIPRPIVIPDWPEVPVFIIKNNLRTANISREEYFELLEKV is encoded by the coding sequence ATGCCTAAAATAGCTCCTATCCCTTCAAGCAAGCTGCGTAAAGTATTTGAAAAAGCAGGTTTTAAATGTGTAAGGGTTGAGGGTGACCATTATGTTTATACAAAACCTGGAATACCAAGACCTATTGTAATACCTGATTGGCCTGAGGTACCAGTATTTATAATTAAGAATAACCTGAGAACTGCGAATATTAGCAGGGAAGAATATTTTGAGTTATTGGAGAAAGTTTAG
- a CDS encoding type II toxin-antitoxin system HicB family antitoxin — protein sequence MIPIDFDIIVFKENETYVAYCPELDISSCGNTVEHAKEMLKIAVKLFIEEAEKMGTLEDILEEANYKKDASGKWLPPRLVATEIVSI from the coding sequence ATGATACCAATAGATTTTGACATTATAGTTTTTAAGGAAAATGAGACTTATGTTGCCTACTGCCCTGAGCTTGATATTTCGAGTTGTGGTAATACCGTAGAGCATGCTAAGGAAATGCTCAAGATTGCTGTAAAGCTTTTTATTGAAGAAGCGGAAAAAATGGGAACTCTTGAAGACATCCTTGAAGAAGCGAATTACAAGAAAGACGCAAGCGGTAAATGGCTGCCTCCCAGATTAGTCGCAACAGAGATAGTAAGTATATAG
- a CDS encoding CPBP family intramembrane metalloprotease yields the protein MTDTIENIKQYPNRPWPIKDIIFGIGIFIAFDTFGYILFHSDFFKYRPWISFSLYYPLNLIGVAILLLYPLYICKKRGFWPLLKPVTSGQFLKEIILSFFLLLLIVFCIGIIAILIEVVLNEKLTDEWKWIHYGPNNTLKILFLIMGFTLAPVAEELFFRGFLYNAFKTRLPISLAAVIQAVLFAIIHPYSLANRFLIFLIGIALVIVYEKRKTLLSPIIVHGIKNAFPIIPLVVLTVQNLHTPAQDWNEAMKRPEWFESSPPSYVERKKDGMQQWQYAIDTWGSGGSKQWKKEVNAFNAVCFWFPEDSTACAKAKLGIVHIYHYYLNDYRRAIIETDDLLSKYPDLRETAAAALSIRGWAYYMLKDFQKSRESFDRIINEFKEHKSAIESAQKGQEWLNAITKD from the coding sequence ATGACAGATACTATTGAAAACATAAAACAATACCCAAATCGTCCTTGGCCGATAAAAGATATTATTTTCGGCATAGGTATTTTCATTGCATTTGATACATTCGGCTATATACTGTTCCATTCAGACTTTTTCAAATACAGGCCATGGATTTCTTTCTCTTTGTATTATCCTTTAAATTTAATTGGCGTTGCTATCTTGCTGCTATATCCCCTTTATATTTGCAAAAAAAGGGGATTCTGGCCTTTATTAAAACCTGTCACCTCAGGTCAATTCTTAAAGGAAATAATTCTATCGTTCTTCCTATTGTTACTTATAGTTTTTTGTATCGGCATCATAGCCATATTGATAGAGGTAGTACTAAACGAAAAACTAACCGATGAATGGAAATGGATACACTATGGACCTAACAACACTTTAAAGATATTGTTTCTTATTATGGGGTTTACCCTTGCCCCTGTTGCCGAAGAATTATTTTTTAGGGGATTTCTTTATAATGCATTTAAAACTCGTCTACCTATCTCTTTGGCAGCGGTTATACAAGCAGTGCTCTTTGCAATAATACATCCATACTCTTTAGCAAATAGATTCTTGATCTTCTTAATAGGTATCGCGCTTGTAATAGTCTACGAAAAAAGGAAAACGCTCCTTTCACCAATAATAGTTCACGGGATTAAGAATGCTTTTCCCATAATCCCCTTAGTAGTCCTGACCGTTCAAAATCTTCATACCCCTGCCCAGGACTGGAATGAAGCTATGAAAAGACCTGAATGGTTTGAATCTTCTCCTCCATCTTATGTAGAGCGGAAAAAAGATGGTATGCAACAGTGGCAGTACGCGATTGATACATGGGGGAGTGGGGGATCAAAGCAGTGGAAGAAGGAAGTAAATGCATTTAACGCCGTTTGTTTTTGGTTCCCTGAGGATTCAACGGCCTGTGCTAAAGCAAAACTCGGGATAGTCCATATTTATCATTATTACCTGAATGATTACCGACGGGCAATTATCGAAACAGACGACCTTTTATCAAAGTATCCTGATCTAAGAGAAACAGCTGCCGCTGCTTTATCGATAAGGGGATGGGCATATTATATGCTGAAAGATTTTCAAAAAAGTAGAGAATCCTTCGATAGGATTATTAATGAGTTCAAAGAACATAAGAGCGCTATTGAATCTGCACAAAAAGGTCAAGAGTGGTTAAATGCCATAACAAAGGATTAA